In Priestia megaterium NBRC 15308 = ATCC 14581, the following proteins share a genomic window:
- a CDS encoding L-cystine transporter has product MNNLLVIINILIMLALLAGLFMMQKKHVSFSKRVFTALGLGIIFGFALQWVYGPTHEVTMMTADWFSIVGSGYVKFLQMIVMPLVFVSIVAAFTRLKLTSNIGKISSLIIGILLVTTAVAAAIGIFTTTSFNLESVQITKGEAELQRGEDLENNLSSLEAKTIPQQVVELLPANPFLDLTGARSTSTIGVVIFAAFVGIAYLGVKRKKAEEAALFSKIIDTLYAIVMRVVTLILRLTPYGVLAIMTKTVATSDIDAIVKLAKFVVASYVALAAMFIVHLVILTIIGVNPITYVKKVFPVLAFAFTSRTSAGALPLNVNTQTRQLGVPEGIANFAGSFGLTIGQNGCAGIYPAMLAVMIAPTVGIDPLTPSFIFTLIAIVAISSFGVAGVGGGATFAALLVLSSMNLPVALAGLLISVEPLIDMGRTALNVSGSMTAGVVTSKLTKELDTNVYNDQTISPETAEV; this is encoded by the coding sequence ATGAATAACTTATTAGTCATCATAAACATCCTCATTATGCTCGCATTGCTTGCGGGGCTGTTTATGATGCAGAAAAAACATGTATCATTTTCAAAGCGTGTGTTTACAGCGCTTGGACTGGGGATTATTTTTGGCTTTGCTCTTCAGTGGGTGTATGGTCCGACTCATGAAGTAACGATGATGACCGCCGATTGGTTTAGCATTGTAGGAAGCGGATATGTTAAGTTTCTTCAAATGATTGTTATGCCGCTTGTATTTGTATCGATTGTAGCGGCATTCACTCGCTTAAAATTGACGAGCAATATTGGAAAGATTAGTAGTTTAATTATCGGGATTTTGCTTGTCACAACAGCGGTAGCAGCTGCAATTGGTATTTTCACAACAACGAGCTTTAATTTAGAATCTGTCCAAATCACAAAAGGGGAAGCGGAACTTCAGCGCGGAGAGGACTTAGAAAACAATTTATCTAGTTTAGAAGCAAAAACAATCCCGCAGCAAGTAGTAGAATTATTACCTGCTAACCCGTTTCTTGATTTAACAGGCGCACGTTCAACTTCCACGATTGGCGTTGTCATCTTTGCGGCATTTGTTGGAATTGCGTATTTAGGTGTGAAGCGTAAAAAGGCTGAGGAAGCGGCGTTATTTTCAAAAATTATTGATACGCTTTATGCAATTGTAATGCGTGTAGTGACGCTAATTCTTCGTTTAACTCCTTATGGGGTACTTGCAATTATGACCAAAACAGTAGCAACGAGTGATATTGATGCAATTGTTAAACTGGCAAAGTTTGTTGTAGCATCATATGTCGCATTGGCAGCTATGTTTATTGTTCACTTAGTTATTCTAACAATTATCGGTGTAAATCCGATCACATATGTTAAGAAAGTATTTCCTGTATTGGCTTTTGCCTTTACTTCCCGTACAAGTGCTGGAGCATTACCTTTGAATGTTAATACACAAACAAGACAGTTAGGGGTTCCAGAAGGAATTGCGAATTTCGCAGGTTCATTTGGTCTTACAATTGGTCAAAACGGATGCGCTGGAATATATCCAGCTATGTTAGCCGTTATGATTGCACCAACGGTAGGTATTGATCCTTTAACGCCTTCATTTATTTTCACGTTGATTGCCATTGTAGCAATTAGTTCGTTTGGCGTAGCAGGCGTTGGCGGAGGAGCGACATTTGCGGCTTTACTTGTATTATCTTCTATGAATTTGCCCGTAGCGCTAGCAGGCTTATTAATTTCAGTAGAGCCATTGATTGATATGGGGCGTACGGCGCTTAATGTAAGTGGAAGCATGACAGCCGGAGTCGTCACTAGTAAATTAACAAAAGAGCTAGATACAAACGTATACAACGATCAAACCATCTCACCTGAAACAGCAGAAGTGTAA
- the pulA gene encoding type I pullulanase, with amino-acid sequence MITLSKKVIVKNVYVFYFMGGFSLKCSWTKYAMVLTALLLLVSSFFSPFMQSFASAADSTKITIHYQPAPNDTKEWGLWIFPEGGEGKPYTFTGEDQFGKVAEVELPDTYDKVGFIVRTESWEKDGGDRFVSVENGEGEVWVKSGDEHTYMSPPDGEYRDLPKFDKVNVTLNYHRYDGDYSGWNIWTWPGDEKEGKQIEFTEDTNFGKRATYTINSGSGNLFDKIGFIIVRHSTSDSDWENKDGGDRFITKVGKDGNVEVWIVQGQNRIYYDRAGVDITRKITKATMDTFNQITLETNVPFDSSKSLGDIEIDGAQIEKVIPYKEGEDAATTKVKIITKQPLDVTKTYKVKQKGYGSADVVNGNVVRTKEFDEKYAYSGNDLGNTYSKKQTNFRVWAPTASEAKLVTYSSWNSKAVKEISMTKSEKGTWKAELKGNQDELIYTYKVKIGNSWSEAVDPYVRATTVNGDRGVVVDLAKTNPRKWSANKPKFKNPEDAIIYELHVRDLSSQKESGIKNKGKYLGVAEWNTKGPNGVKTGLSHIKDLGVTHVQFLPIYDYRTVDETKLNEPQFNWGYDPKNYNVPEGSYSTNPYNPKTRIIELKQMIQTLHDKQLRIVMDVVYNHVYAVSEHSFDKLVPGYYFRYKEDGTLSNGTGVGNDTASEREMVRKFIVDSVAYWAKEYHIDGFRFDLMGIHDTKTMNEVRKKLDEIDPSIIVLGEGWDLGTELDAKLKANQKNAQDMKRIAHFNDGMRDGLKGSVFFDRENGFVNGKQGQEKLIQQSIAAGIDYDRSTATYEDPDQVVTYVEAHDNHTLWDKLQLTNPADTEQTRKQMHKLASSIILTSQGMNFIHAGQEFMRTKGGDHNSYQSPDSVNQLDWKRRAAFSQEVDYMKGLIALRKQYSSFRMTSAQAIHQNLRFVDAPANVVGYTLNAKANKDKANEIMVIHNANKQAQTVHLPSNRTWRLLVDGEQAGTKTLRTVKGNTVNVSPLSTFVLVR; translated from the coding sequence ATGATAACGCTTTCAAAAAAGGTTATAGTGAAAAATGTGTACGTATTTTATTTTATGGGAGGGTTTTCATTGAAATGTAGTTGGACTAAATATGCAATGGTACTGACGGCTTTACTCTTACTAGTAAGCTCTTTTTTTAGCCCATTTATGCAATCGTTTGCATCTGCAGCAGACTCAACAAAAATCACGATTCACTATCAGCCTGCTCCAAATGATACAAAGGAATGGGGGTTATGGATTTTTCCTGAAGGAGGAGAAGGGAAGCCTTACACATTTACAGGGGAAGATCAATTTGGAAAAGTAGCGGAAGTTGAATTACCCGATACTTATGACAAAGTAGGTTTTATTGTTCGAACAGAGTCGTGGGAAAAAGATGGAGGAGACCGCTTCGTTTCAGTGGAGAACGGTGAAGGAGAAGTATGGGTGAAAAGTGGAGATGAACATACATATATGTCTCCTCCTGACGGTGAATACCGAGATTTACCAAAGTTTGATAAAGTAAACGTTACCTTAAATTATCATCGGTACGACGGAGATTACAGCGGGTGGAACATTTGGACATGGCCAGGTGATGAAAAAGAAGGCAAGCAAATCGAATTTACAGAAGACACGAATTTTGGGAAGAGAGCGACTTACACGATTAACAGTGGAAGTGGTAATTTATTTGACAAAATTGGTTTTATTATTGTACGCCATTCTACTAGTGACAGCGATTGGGAAAATAAAGACGGAGGAGACCGCTTTATTACCAAGGTTGGTAAAGATGGGAATGTAGAAGTATGGATTGTTCAAGGACAAAATCGGATTTACTATGATAGAGCTGGAGTAGATATCACTCGGAAAATCACGAAAGCGACGATGGATACATTTAATCAAATCACCTTAGAAACAAACGTGCCGTTTGACTCTTCTAAGAGCTTAGGAGACATTGAAATTGACGGAGCTCAAATTGAGAAAGTGATACCTTATAAAGAGGGAGAAGACGCTGCTACTACTAAAGTTAAAATCATAACAAAACAGCCTTTGGACGTTACAAAAACGTATAAAGTTAAGCAAAAAGGCTACGGCTCAGCTGATGTAGTTAATGGAAATGTCGTTCGCACGAAAGAATTTGACGAAAAGTATGCATATAGCGGAAACGATTTAGGAAACACGTATTCTAAGAAACAAACAAATTTTCGCGTATGGGCTCCAACCGCAAGCGAAGCAAAGCTAGTGACTTATTCGTCATGGAACTCCAAAGCTGTAAAAGAAATTTCTATGACTAAAAGTGAAAAAGGAACCTGGAAAGCGGAGTTAAAAGGAAATCAAGATGAACTAATTTATACGTACAAAGTAAAAATTGGGAACAGCTGGAGCGAAGCGGTTGATCCATATGTACGAGCAACAACGGTGAATGGAGATCGCGGAGTTGTCGTAGATTTGGCTAAGACAAATCCGAGAAAGTGGAGTGCAAATAAGCCGAAATTTAAAAATCCAGAAGATGCGATTATCTATGAACTTCACGTACGAGATTTATCGTCTCAAAAAGAGAGCGGTATCAAAAATAAAGGAAAATATTTAGGCGTAGCGGAGTGGAATACGAAAGGGCCAAATGGAGTAAAAACAGGACTCAGTCATATTAAAGATTTAGGTGTGACGCACGTTCAGTTCCTGCCTATTTACGATTATCGTACGGTGGATGAAACAAAATTAAACGAGCCGCAGTTTAACTGGGGATATGATCCAAAAAATTACAACGTCCCAGAAGGTTCCTATTCAACAAACCCATATAATCCTAAGACGAGAATTATTGAGCTTAAACAAATGATTCAAACGCTTCATGACAAGCAGCTTCGTATAGTAATGGACGTTGTCTATAATCATGTGTATGCAGTGAGTGAGCATAGCTTTGATAAACTAGTTCCAGGCTACTACTTCCGTTATAAAGAAGATGGAACTTTATCAAACGGAACAGGTGTTGGAAACGACACGGCGTCTGAACGGGAGATGGTTCGGAAGTTTATTGTAGATTCTGTTGCTTATTGGGCAAAAGAGTACCACATTGATGGGTTTCGATTTGATTTAATGGGGATTCACGATACAAAGACAATGAATGAAGTGAGAAAGAAGTTAGATGAAATTGACCCTTCCATTATCGTCTTAGGAGAGGGCTGGGATCTAGGAACCGAACTTGATGCTAAGCTAAAAGCTAATCAGAAAAACGCTCAGGATATGAAGCGCATCGCTCACTTCAACGATGGTATGCGAGATGGTCTTAAAGGCAGCGTGTTTTTTGATCGTGAAAACGGATTTGTTAATGGAAAACAGGGTCAAGAAAAGCTCATACAGCAAAGTATAGCAGCGGGAATTGATTATGATCGTTCAACTGCCACGTATGAAGACCCGGATCAAGTTGTGACGTATGTAGAAGCACACGATAACCATACGTTATGGGATAAGCTTCAGCTGACGAACCCTGCTGACACCGAGCAAACGAGAAAGCAGATGCATAAGCTTGCTTCTTCTATTATTTTAACATCTCAAGGAATGAACTTTATACATGCAGGTCAAGAGTTTATGAGAACAAAAGGCGGAGATCATAATAGCTATCAGTCACCCGATTCTGTCAATCAGTTAGATTGGAAGCGTCGAGCAGCTTTCAGCCAAGAAGTAGATTACATGAAGGGACTTATTGCGCTTCGAAAGCAATATTCCTCATTTAGAATGACGAGTGCACAGGCTATTCATCAAAATTTACGCTTTGTTGATGCACCAGCAAACGTAGTAGGCTATACGTTAAATGCTAAAGCCAATAAAGATAAAGCAAACGAAATAATGGTGATTCATAATGCAAATAAACAAGCTCAAACGGTTCATCTACCTTCTAACAGAACGTGGAGATTACTTGTTGACGGCGAACAGGCAGGAACAAAAACGCTCCGTACGGTGAAAGGAAATACAGTAAACGTTTCGCCTCTTTCCACATTTGTGCTAGTAAGATAA
- a CDS encoding ATP-binding protein, protein MIKNREGIRKAAAVAGLLLVGVYIVFQTMAFFKGAYALSSLIKDSLLVGVTAGTFYLLYKRSVHTQVSDEQYQLATLINSMPDFICFKDGAGKWVAVNDFGRELYHLKGIDYRGKTDAELGELVPFFQAAFLHCISSDEEAWRKKEKVRTEEAFEIPNGEVKTFDVIKVPVFFDDGSRKALITIGRDITQQKLAEALLIKKEKLSVVGELAAGIAHEIRNPLTSIKGFVQLMKETDRSAIGYANIMLDELERINGIVSEMLLLSKPESEHFRVFSLTEAVKYVMSLTSHEALLKNIDFLYDEQTNNASVYGNKNHLIQVLLNVFKNAIEAMDRPGNIYITIKTAQDNHIFIEVRDEGVGISKDRLEHIGEPFFTLKEKGMGLGLTISSKIIHDHHGTMQIESEQNKGTIVKIRLPLYVKDTAVFASK, encoded by the coding sequence TTGATAAAAAATAGGGAGGGTATACGAAAAGCAGCGGCGGTAGCGGGTCTTCTGCTTGTAGGGGTGTACATCGTCTTTCAAACAATGGCATTTTTTAAAGGAGCATATGCTCTTAGCAGTTTGATAAAAGATAGTTTACTAGTGGGCGTAACGGCTGGCACGTTTTATTTACTTTATAAGCGTTCGGTTCATACCCAGGTGTCTGATGAACAATATCAGCTTGCTACATTAATAAATTCAATGCCAGATTTTATTTGTTTTAAAGATGGGGCTGGCAAATGGGTGGCGGTGAATGATTTTGGAAGAGAACTTTATCATTTAAAGGGTATTGATTACAGGGGTAAAACCGATGCAGAACTTGGGGAACTTGTGCCTTTCTTTCAAGCCGCTTTCTTACACTGTATTTCATCGGATGAAGAAGCTTGGAGAAAAAAGGAAAAGGTACGCACGGAAGAAGCATTTGAAATACCAAACGGCGAGGTCAAAACATTTGATGTTATTAAAGTACCTGTGTTTTTTGATGATGGCTCAAGAAAAGCTCTTATCACGATTGGACGAGATATCACTCAGCAAAAGCTTGCAGAAGCGCTTCTCATAAAAAAGGAAAAGCTTTCTGTAGTAGGCGAATTAGCTGCCGGAATTGCCCATGAAATTAGAAATCCGCTTACGAGTATTAAAGGGTTTGTTCAGCTCATGAAAGAAACAGACCGATCCGCAATAGGGTATGCTAACATCATGCTTGATGAGCTGGAACGAATTAATGGTATTGTCAGTGAAATGCTTCTTTTGTCAAAACCTGAAAGTGAACATTTTCGCGTGTTTTCTCTTACCGAAGCGGTTAAGTATGTAATGAGTTTAACTTCCCATGAAGCTTTATTGAAAAACATTGACTTCTTATACGATGAACAAACAAATAACGCTAGTGTGTATGGAAATAAAAATCACCTTATTCAAGTATTACTTAATGTTTTTAAAAACGCAATTGAAGCCATGGATAGGCCTGGAAATATTTACATTACAATCAAAACAGCGCAGGATAACCATATTTTTATAGAAGTTAGAGATGAAGGAGTAGGAATTTCTAAAGACCGTCTAGAACATATAGGAGAACCGTTTTTTACTTTAAAAGAAAAAGGAATGGGGCTTGGATTAACAATCAGCTCCAAAATTATTCATGATCATCACGGTACCATGCAGATTGAGAGTGAGCAGAACAAAGGGACGATTGTTAAAATCCGACTGCCTCTGTATGTCAAAGATACGGCGGTTTTTGCAAGCAAATGA
- a CDS encoding M28 family peptidase, giving the protein MKKTVISLAIATSLTLSFTSVQASTSANASHHQSSDQKVLKKVNTEKIYQDIAYLSKKPRVAGTEAEREAATFVQKRLSKLGYESAVEPFTFTGYTPAASFSLSVNGTSYSPTTFTYSTNGNVTAEIVDGGLGTKDNLANKDVTGKIVLVQRGTITFGEKVLNAAEKGAAAVIIFNNTDGELNGTLGGANDNYIPSLAVTKEEGEKILTSIQKGEKPSGTVKIEGAVVSERTSYNVTAIKPSTFKKKGTNDIIVVGAHHDSVAGAPGANDDASGTAMVLELARVFKTLPTDTELRFVTFGAEEVGLLGSEHYVSELSEDEKNRIVGMFNLDMVGSRDAGDLVMNTADGTPNLVTELAQASSTRLNGAPTPFQAGGRSDHVPFAEAGIPAALFIHSPSEPWYHTPEDTLDKISKEKLQDVAEIVGTAIYDRSRPDQQGSSVKKKATFKAPHLYHEQDVK; this is encoded by the coding sequence ATGAAAAAAACCGTGATTTCTTTGGCTATAGCAACAAGTTTGACTTTATCTTTTACAAGTGTACAAGCTTCTACTTCTGCAAATGCTTCTCACCATCAAAGTTCTGATCAAAAAGTATTAAAAAAAGTCAATACTGAGAAAATTTATCAAGACATTGCGTATCTCTCAAAAAAACCTCGTGTGGCAGGAACTGAAGCTGAACGCGAAGCTGCTACATTTGTTCAAAAGCGTTTGTCTAAACTAGGCTATGAGAGCGCAGTAGAGCCTTTTACCTTTACCGGTTACACACCAGCAGCTAGTTTTTCACTAAGCGTAAACGGTACCAGCTACTCTCCCACAACTTTTACTTATAGCACCAATGGAAATGTCACAGCTGAAATTGTAGATGGAGGGCTGGGTACAAAAGATAATTTAGCAAACAAAGATGTGACAGGTAAAATTGTATTAGTTCAGCGAGGCACTATTACTTTTGGTGAAAAAGTATTAAATGCTGCTGAAAAAGGGGCTGCAGCCGTCATTATTTTTAATAATACAGACGGTGAGCTAAACGGAACGCTTGGCGGCGCTAATGATAACTACATTCCGTCTCTTGCTGTTACCAAAGAAGAAGGTGAAAAGATTCTTACTTCTATTCAAAAAGGCGAAAAGCCTTCAGGTACAGTAAAAATTGAAGGAGCTGTCGTAAGTGAGCGAACATCTTATAATGTAACCGCTATTAAACCTTCTACTTTTAAGAAAAAAGGAACAAATGATATTATTGTAGTAGGCGCTCATCATGATTCTGTGGCCGGAGCGCCTGGGGCAAATGACGATGCTTCTGGAACAGCAATGGTGCTTGAATTAGCTCGCGTATTTAAAACTCTTCCTACTGATACAGAACTGCGATTTGTTACATTCGGAGCCGAAGAAGTAGGCTTACTAGGATCCGAGCATTATGTTAGTGAGCTATCTGAAGATGAGAAAAATCGTATTGTTGGAATGTTTAATTTAGACATGGTGGGAAGTCGAGATGCGGGAGATTTGGTAATGAATACAGCTGATGGAACACCAAATCTTGTCACAGAATTAGCTCAAGCTTCAAGTACAAGATTAAATGGAGCACCTACGCCATTCCAAGCTGGCGGCCGCAGTGATCACGTTCCTTTTGCAGAGGCAGGAATACCGGCTGCTCTATTTATTCACAGTCCGTCTGAACCTTGGTATCATACGCCTGAAGATACCCTTGATAAAATCAGCAAAGAAAAACTTCAAGATGTGGCTGAGATTGTTGGAACAGCTATTTACGATCGTTCCCGTCCCGATCAACAAGGTTCTTCCGTTAAAAAGAAAGCAACATTTAAAGCTCCTCATCTTTATCACGAGCAAGATGTCAAATAA
- a CDS encoding potassium/proton antiporter, which produces MDFTVDHSIFLLSILLVIGVLTAKFSTRLGVPSLVLFIIVGMVVSHYIYFDNALLTQGFGILALIIILFDGGVQTKWKDVKRVVRPSVSLATFGVLITTVLTGVLAKYILGVTWLEGFLFGAIVGSTDAAAVFSVLGTQNIRQKLNSTLEAESGSNDPMAIFLTVSIIELIQHPDSPILSLILNFFWQMGIGLVLGLVLGKASVWIINRINLDSSGLYPVLTLSLAALTYGISTFVEASGLLAVYVMAVVVGNADLTYRHTIVRFNEGFAWMMQILMFILLGLLVFPNQLLDIIWQGILLSLLLMFVARPLGVFLSMMFAKYSSKEKLFISWAGLKGAVPIVLATYPMMAGLENSTLIFNVVFFVVLTSALLQGATIAPLAKFLNLSQGEKETVPHSLELVSMGKTKNEMIELKLVEHADISGKSLEELHLPEDILVTAVIRDDKLLTPRGSTQIFAGDTLYILISKKKRDEVKAFFQKNTSDGDEREGKTS; this is translated from the coding sequence TTGGATTTTACGGTAGACCATTCAATTTTTTTATTATCTATTCTCCTTGTCATAGGGGTACTCACTGCCAAGTTCTCTACTCGCCTTGGCGTCCCTTCGCTTGTACTCTTTATTATTGTAGGAATGGTTGTTAGCCACTACATCTACTTTGACAATGCTCTTTTAACACAAGGATTCGGAATATTAGCGCTTATCATTATTCTTTTTGATGGAGGCGTGCAGACCAAATGGAAAGATGTCAAACGCGTTGTTCGCCCTTCCGTTTCATTAGCTACTTTCGGAGTCCTCATTACGACAGTTTTAACGGGTGTACTTGCCAAATATATTTTGGGCGTTACTTGGCTTGAAGGCTTTTTATTTGGGGCAATCGTTGGCTCTACAGATGCTGCAGCCGTGTTCTCTGTACTAGGGACACAGAATATCCGCCAAAAACTAAACTCCACGCTAGAAGCAGAATCTGGTTCCAATGATCCGATGGCCATCTTCTTAACCGTTTCTATTATTGAATTAATTCAACATCCGGACTCTCCTATCCTCTCATTAATCCTTAATTTCTTTTGGCAAATGGGAATCGGGCTGGTACTTGGTTTAGTACTCGGAAAAGCATCCGTTTGGATTATTAATCGAATTAATTTAGATTCTTCAGGTCTTTACCCTGTGCTTACATTGTCATTGGCCGCCTTAACCTATGGAATTTCCACATTTGTAGAAGCAAGCGGTCTACTTGCTGTATACGTAATGGCAGTGGTAGTAGGAAATGCAGATCTAACTTATCGTCACACAATTGTCCGCTTTAACGAAGGTTTTGCATGGATGATGCAAATTTTAATGTTTATTTTACTCGGCCTTCTTGTCTTTCCTAATCAACTGTTAGATATCATTTGGCAGGGTATACTGTTATCTCTTTTACTTATGTTTGTCGCTCGTCCACTCGGCGTATTTCTTTCGATGATGTTTGCTAAATACTCATCCAAAGAAAAACTGTTTATTTCTTGGGCCGGTTTAAAAGGAGCTGTTCCAATTGTATTGGCTACTTATCCTATGATGGCAGGTTTGGAGAACAGCACGCTGATTTTTAACGTCGTTTTCTTTGTTGTCTTAACTTCCGCTCTTCTTCAAGGAGCAACAATCGCTCCTTTAGCCAAATTTCTAAACCTTTCTCAAGGTGAAAAAGAGACGGTTCCTCACAGTCTCGAGCTTGTTTCGATGGGCAAAACCAAAAATGAAATGATTGAGTTGAAGCTCGTGGAACATGCAGATATATCAGGAAAATCGCTTGAAGAACTTCACCTCCCTGAAGACATTTTAGTGACTGCTGTTATTCGAGATGATAAATTACTTACACCTAGAGGAAGTACACAAATTTTTGCAGGTGATACATTATATATTCTTATTTCGAAGAAAAAACGAGATGAAGTAAAAGCATTTTTCCAAAAAAATACGTCTGATGGGGACGAAAGAGAAGGAAAAACCAGTTAA
- a CDS encoding polysaccharide deacetylase family protein translates to MKWCLSIIIIVSINFYGIQADAAKKSRFYYEKKGDIVWEVPMKDEKLIALTFDDGPDPKYTPTILNLLQKYGAKATFFVVGDRITSFPKLAQREVREGHELANHTYSHLKVRGQEVERIEQEIEKADERIQAITGIKPYLFRPPTGYYDDRVVKAAKNQQYTIILWSWHQDTFDWRNPGVGKIVSQVLNHARSGDIVLFHDTGGDRTQTIEALKQILPKLKEEGYKFVTVSELLKHHPNYKSLYLMQQQKQHSVQ, encoded by the coding sequence GTGAAATGGTGCTTGTCAATTATTATTATTGTTTCCATTAATTTCTATGGTATTCAGGCGGATGCTGCAAAGAAGAGCAGATTTTATTATGAAAAAAAAGGAGATATCGTGTGGGAAGTTCCCATGAAAGACGAAAAGTTGATTGCGCTTACATTTGATGATGGACCAGATCCTAAATATACGCCGACCATTTTGAATTTATTGCAAAAGTACGGTGCCAAAGCAACTTTTTTTGTAGTGGGCGATCGAATAACGTCTTTTCCCAAGCTTGCTCAAAGAGAAGTTCGTGAAGGTCATGAACTTGCTAATCATACATATAGCCATTTGAAAGTAAGGGGCCAGGAAGTAGAGAGAATTGAACAAGAAATTGAAAAAGCGGATGAACGTATACAAGCTATTACAGGAATAAAACCTTACCTGTTTCGCCCACCTACTGGCTATTATGACGATCGGGTAGTAAAAGCTGCTAAAAATCAGCAGTATACCATTATTCTTTGGTCTTGGCATCAAGATACATTTGATTGGAGAAATCCAGGCGTAGGTAAAATTGTAAGTCAAGTGCTTAACCATGCCAGGTCAGGAGATATTGTATTGTTTCATGATACGGGAGGAGATCGAACCCAAACCATTGAAGCATTAAAACAAATTTTACCGAAGTTAAAGGAAGAGGGGTATAAATTTGTAACGGTCTCAGAACTTTTAAAACATCACCCTAATTATAAATCTCTTTATTTGATGCAGCAGCAAAAACAGCACTCCGTTCAATAA
- a CDS encoding aldehyde dehydrogenase family protein — MQNLGAKKVEMSPKVVEFLKGVKQLYINGEWVDSVSGKTFETVNPATGEKLADVAEANPEDIDRAVRAAREAFDHGPWTKMSAAERSRLIYKLADLMETHQLELAQLETLDNGKPIRETSNADIPLAIEHFRYFAGWSTKMVGQTIPVQGAYFNYTRYEPVGVVGQIIPWNFPLLMAAWKLGAALATGCTIVLKPAEQTPLSALYLARLADEAGFPKGVLNIVPGYGKTAGEPLVHHDLVDKIAFTGSTAVGKAIMKQASDSLKRVTLELGGKSPNIILPDADLTKAVPGALSGIMFNQGQVCCAGSRLYVQKSLYDNVVADLVSQTKSIKQGNGLADETTMGPLVSAQQQKRVKTYIDKGIEEGAEVLAGGNIPFDQGYFVEPTIFADVDHSMTIAREEIFGPVVAAMPFDDLDDLIAKANDTAYGLAAGVWTQDLKKAHYIAHGIKAGTVWVNCYNVFDAASPFGGYKQSGIGREMGSYALDNYTEVKSVWINME; from the coding sequence ATGCAAAATCTTGGAGCGAAAAAAGTTGAAATGAGTCCGAAAGTAGTGGAGTTTTTAAAAGGAGTTAAACAGCTATACATTAACGGCGAATGGGTAGACTCTGTTTCAGGAAAAACGTTTGAAACAGTAAATCCAGCAACGGGTGAAAAGTTGGCAGATGTAGCTGAAGCAAATCCAGAGGATATTGATCGTGCCGTCAGAGCGGCTAGAGAAGCCTTTGATCATGGACCTTGGACAAAGATGTCAGCAGCTGAAAGAAGTCGACTTATTTATAAATTAGCTGATTTAATGGAAACACATCAATTGGAACTTGCGCAGCTTGAAACGCTTGATAACGGAAAACCAATTCGTGAAACATCAAATGCAGACATTCCATTAGCAATTGAACATTTCCGCTACTTTGCTGGGTGGTCAACTAAAATGGTTGGACAAACTATTCCTGTGCAAGGAGCGTATTTTAACTATACAAGATATGAACCAGTAGGAGTTGTTGGCCAAATTATTCCGTGGAACTTCCCGCTTTTAATGGCCGCTTGGAAGCTCGGAGCTGCTTTGGCAACTGGATGTACAATTGTGCTTAAACCAGCAGAGCAAACGCCGCTTTCTGCACTTTACTTGGCTCGACTAGCCGATGAAGCAGGGTTCCCAAAAGGCGTGCTAAACATTGTGCCAGGCTACGGGAAAACAGCAGGTGAACCGCTCGTTCATCATGATCTTGTCGATAAAATTGCTTTTACAGGGTCTACTGCTGTCGGAAAAGCAATTATGAAGCAAGCTAGCGACTCCTTAAAACGTGTGACGTTAGAGCTTGGAGGTAAATCACCAAACATTATCCTCCCGGATGCAGACTTAACAAAAGCAGTTCCTGGTGCGCTTTCAGGTATTATGTTTAATCAAGGACAAGTATGTTGTGCTGGGAGTCGTCTGTATGTCCAAAAAAGCTTATATGATAATGTCGTAGCTGATTTAGTTTCTCAAACGAAATCTATTAAACAAGGAAATGGATTAGCAGATGAGACGACAATGGGTCCGCTTGTATCTGCGCAGCAGCAAAAACGAGTGAAAACCTATATTGATAAAGGAATTGAAGAAGGAGCGGAAGTACTCGCAGGAGGAAACATTCCATTTGATCAAGGCTATTTCGTAGAACCGACTATCTTTGCAGATGTCGATCATTCAATGACGATTGCTCGTGAAGAAATCTTCGGTCCGGTTGTAGCTGCTATGCCGTTTGACGATCTCGATGATTTAATTGCCAAAGCAAATGATACAGCATATGGTCTAGCAGCGGGCGTCTGGACACAGGATTTAAAGAAAGCACACTATATTGCTCATGGTATTAAAGCAGGTACAGTTTGGGTGAACTGCTACAACGTATTTGATGCAGCAAGCCCGTTTGGAGGCTATAAACAGTCGGGAATTGGTCGTGAAATGGGAAGTTATGCGCTTGATAACTACACTGAAGTGAAAAGCGTATGGATTAATATGGAATAA